In the genome of Tannockella kyphosi, one region contains:
- a CDS encoding IS1182 family transposase, which translates to MKLPLDIYTVLPNDDYLTSFVEIMKGLDVAKYLSQPFPHVGNKGYDPKMMLNVVLFGFMEKVPSLRELEKLCRTDIRYIYLADGSTPSHQSFKRFMDKYLKVQVRDIFYDINERLKALDNIDTSALYIDGTKIEANAKKNSFVWKKATIGYQAKLFDKVSKILPDINKLVSTSYSIQPRYSSLLLGEIADRLMKEATAQGITFVYGKGTRKSLLQRVFDDVLSYYLSASKYEEQLKICGDRNSYSKTDHDATMMNMKYDYYNQTGVFKPGYNIQIGVSDEYIMHLDIYSNPTDTKTFIPFMERYKEYYGELPTYPVGDAGYGSYDNYMYCIKNGMNLSMKYNYYAIKNSTKFKKKIYHILNFKKDEKGKYVCPQGHTFNIDEGEVYNEKGVYTQVHSRYSCGKCHNCPVKNKCTKSTGERVLNINVTLNQMQEEVDEILSTELGKQLKSNRSSQAEGTFGLIKQDLGYQRIRRRKTENVKLELMLLSIGYNLRKYHHKKHRNATH; encoded by the coding sequence ATGAAATTACCATTAGACATTTACACGGTTTTACCTAATGATGATTACTTAACATCTTTCGTAGAAATTATGAAAGGACTTGATGTTGCCAAGTATTTGAGCCAACCTTTCCCTCATGTAGGGAATAAGGGATACGACCCTAAAATGATGTTGAATGTTGTCCTGTTTGGATTCATGGAGAAGGTACCTAGTCTAAGAGAACTAGAAAAATTATGTCGTACAGATATTCGTTATATTTATTTAGCTGATGGTTCTACACCTAGTCATCAGTCTTTTAAGCGTTTCATGGATAAGTATTTAAAAGTACAAGTGAGAGATATTTTTTATGATATTAATGAACGATTAAAAGCACTTGACAACATAGATACTTCAGCGCTTTATATCGATGGTACAAAGATAGAAGCGAACGCAAAAAAGAACAGCTTTGTATGGAAGAAAGCAACAATAGGATATCAAGCAAAATTGTTTGATAAGGTATCAAAAATACTACCTGATATAAACAAATTAGTTTCTACTAGTTATTCTATTCAACCTCGTTATTCATCTCTATTGCTTGGCGAGATAGCTGATAGACTAATGAAGGAAGCAACTGCTCAAGGAATAACGTTTGTTTATGGAAAAGGAACAAGAAAAAGCTTATTACAACGAGTTTTTGATGATGTTCTAAGTTACTATCTATCTGCTAGTAAGTATGAAGAACAGTTAAAAATATGTGGGGATAGAAATAGTTACTCTAAAACAGATCATGACGCAACTATGATGAATATGAAGTATGACTATTATAATCAAACTGGAGTCTTTAAACCAGGCTACAATATACAAATAGGAGTCAGTGACGAATACATCATGCATCTAGATATTTATAGTAATCCAACCGACACAAAAACATTTATCCCATTTATGGAACGCTATAAAGAATATTATGGAGAATTACCAACATATCCTGTTGGAGATGCAGGATATGGAAGTTATGATAATTATATGTACTGTATAAAAAATGGAATGAATTTATCTATGAAGTATAATTATTATGCGATAAAGAATAGTACAAAGTTTAAAAAGAAAATATATCATATACTAAATTTCAAGAAAGATGAAAAAGGAAAATATGTATGTCCTCAAGGACATACATTCAATATAGATGAAGGGGAAGTATACAATGAAAAAGGAGTATATACCCAAGTACATAGTCGATATAGTTGTGGGAAATGCCATAATTGTCCAGTAAAAAATAAGTGTACAAAATCAACAGGAGAAAGAGTCCTCAACATAAATGTAACTCTTAATCAAATGCAAGAAGAAGTGGATGAAATATTATCTACTGAATTAGGGAAACAATTAAAATCAAATAGATCAAGTCAAGCAGAAGGAACATTTGGTTTAATAAAACAAGACCTTGGATATCAAAGAATACGAAGAAGAAAAACAGAAAATGTGAAATTAGAACTCATGTTACTGTCAATAGGATATAATTTGCGAAAATATCATCATAAAAAACACAGGAACGCTACGCACTAA
- a CDS encoding C40 family peptidase produces MKKILVTIIAICLLIVCFPNNVSADDFADDEDYYYTLCSSSTLSSSQIDTCRDFSSYLTEKSDDLQDDIDDAEDELDSLETSLTSIASQIEETETAIEEQEKQLEYLNASIVNLEEDIETKEDTIKERMYAMQSYMNSDSFLQFIFSSSSFSDMFSRISSINELTAYDNELIESLLLDKAQLDDQKDLMSETLISLEADKEAQVTLQAEYNALFDEQLALLESATASSDALSDDMKIVEDAISASFAALNTSSSTGSSSSYEPGDSELGNAIAELAISKLGCLYWWGAPGGGYGDGQGLDNPNAIYFDCSGLVAWAHRQAGVSIVRTTANGYSKMGTAVSYSNLQAGDVVTFNGGSGTVFHIGIYIGNGMVIHASGYGSTTLGNKVNECVKISSLASLDAALGVCNYRRLY; encoded by the coding sequence ATGAAAAAAATATTAGTAACAATCATTGCTATTTGTTTATTGATTGTTTGTTTCCCTAATAATGTTAGTGCTGATGATTTTGCTGATGATGAAGATTATTATTATACGTTATGTTCATCAAGTACTTTATCTTCTAGTCAAATTGATACTTGTCGTGATTTTAGTAGTTATTTGACTGAAAAGAGTGATGATTTACAAGATGATATTGATGATGCAGAAGATGAATTAGATTCTCTTGAAACTAGTCTTACTAGTATTGCTAGTCAAATAGAAGAAACAGAAACTGCTATTGAAGAACAAGAAAAACAATTAGAATACTTAAATGCTTCTATTGTTAATTTAGAAGAAGATATTGAAACAAAAGAAGATACAATTAAAGAACGCATGTATGCGATGCAATCTTATATGAATAGTGATTCTTTCTTACAATTTATCTTTAGTTCTAGTAGCTTTTCCGATATGTTTTCACGTATTAGTAGTATTAATGAATTAACTGCTTATGATAATGAATTAATTGAAAGCTTACTTTTAGATAAAGCTCAATTAGATGATCAAAAAGATTTAATGTCCGAAACACTTATTTCTTTAGAAGCTGATAAAGAAGCACAAGTTACATTACAAGCGGAATATAATGCTTTATTCGATGAACAACTTGCGCTATTAGAATCTGCAACAGCATCCTCTGATGCCTTGTCAGATGATATGAAAATTGTAGAAGATGCGATTTCTGCATCATTCGCTGCCTTAAATACATCAAGTAGTACTGGTTCGAGCAGTAGTTATGAACCTGGTGATTCGGAACTTGGAAATGCGATTGCTGAACTTGCAATATCTAAACTTGGATGTTTATACTGGTGGGGAGCACCAGGAGGGGGTTATGGTGATGGTCAAGGATTAGATAATCCTAACGCTATTTACTTTGACTGTTCTGGTTTAGTAGCTTGGGCTCATCGTCAAGCTGGTGTTAGTATTGTTCGTACAACAGCAAATGGTTATTCTAAAATGGGTACTGCTGTTAGCTATAGTAATTTACAAGCTGGTGATGTAGTTACCTTTAATGGTGGTTCTGGGACTGTCTTCCATATTGGTATTTATATTGGTAATGGCATGGTAATTCATGCATCAGGTTATGGATCGACAACCCTAGGTAATAAAGTAAATGAATGTGTAAAAATCAGTTCTTTAGCATCTTTAGATGCAGCTTTAGGAGTTTGTAATTATCGACGTTTATATTAA
- a CDS encoding glycoside hydrolase family 25 protein: protein MITKGIDVSQYQGMIDWETVKREIDYAIIRVGYGQDQEDQDDKMFQRNITECTRLKIPFGVYLYSYARTTSQAVGEANHVLRLIRGYKLDYPVYYDLEDEKTTGQESNEQIALIAKTFGDILEKENYYVGIYSSFSWFQTKLIDPIFSQYTKWIARYSKELNYNGSVGMWQYSDDGRVRGIQGPVDLNECYVDFPSRMKQLGLNGYQQMYQIKDMVLFHHVFLTSKSTTPLKPYQTIGTITKIVPNARNPYLIGKDQGWVNNQVIEARVIYLSNPDYIGNSIVDGLKEIGADSSFSNRTRIAMLNGIQDYSGTSKQNEELLQLLKNGKLLS, encoded by the coding sequence ATGATAACAAAAGGAATTGATGTTTCTCAATATCAAGGCATGATTGATTGGGAAACAGTAAAAAGAGAAATAGACTATGCAATTATAAGAGTAGGTTATGGACAAGATCAAGAAGATCAAGATGATAAAATGTTTCAACGGAATATAACAGAATGTACTCGTTTAAAAATACCCTTTGGAGTATATTTATATTCTTATGCTAGAACTACTAGCCAAGCAGTTGGGGAAGCAAATCATGTTTTACGACTAATACGAGGATATAAGCTAGATTATCCTGTCTATTATGATTTAGAAGATGAAAAAACAACCGGACAAGAAAGTAATGAACAAATAGCATTAATAGCAAAAACATTTGGAGATATCTTAGAAAAAGAAAACTATTATGTTGGAATCTATTCTTCATTTAGTTGGTTTCAAACAAAATTAATAGATCCTATTTTTTCACAATATACCAAGTGGATAGCAAGATATAGCAAAGAATTGAATTATAATGGTAGTGTTGGAATGTGGCAATATAGTGATGATGGTAGAGTTCGTGGGATTCAAGGACCAGTTGATTTAAATGAATGTTATGTTGATTTTCCTAGTCGTATGAAACAATTAGGATTAAATGGATATCAACAAATGTATCAAATAAAAGACATGGTATTATTCCATCATGTCTTCTTAACGTCAAAAAGTACGACACCATTAAAACCATATCAAACAATAGGGACAATTACTAAGATTGTACCAAATGCTAGAAATCCTTATTTAATAGGAAAGGATCAAGGATGGGTAAATAATCAAGTAATAGAAGCTAGAGTTATTTATTTAAGTAATCCTGATTATATTGGTAATTCTATAGTAGATGGACTAAAAGAAATAGGAGCAGATTCTTCTTTTTCAAATCGGACTCGAATTGCTATGTTGAATGGGATCCAGGATTATAGCGGGACTAGCAAACAAAATGAAGAATTATTACAATTATTAAAAAATGGAAAATTATTGAGTTAA
- a CDS encoding ferritin family protein, with amino-acid sequence MNYKINSPYPCVHLLNKNREDGEALLKLLAGIYSKASVFHLYTYHYCVFEGSLKDTFFYIKAIKNNHLELLMDCVYQYGIEPRLWTIDNDHIDYWNPFYCQYHIDPICALKNSILLEIQIIEYTTTLIHTIKDKSVIHLLERIKQEDLIHLDLLSNLHETYVTCLLTQ; translated from the coding sequence ATGAACTATAAAATAAATAGCCCTTATCCTTGTGTTCACTTATTAAATAAAAATAGAGAAGATGGGGAAGCTTTATTAAAATTATTAGCTGGTATTTATTCAAAGGCTAGTGTGTTTCATTTGTATACATATCATTATTGTGTTTTTGAAGGATCATTAAAAGATACTTTCTTTTATATAAAAGCGATTAAAAATAATCATTTAGAATTATTAATGGATTGTGTTTATCAATATGGTATTGAACCTAGGTTATGGACTATTGATAATGATCATATTGATTATTGGAATCCTTTTTATTGTCAATATCATATTGATCCTATTTGTGCTTTAAAGAATAGTATTCTTTTAGAAATACAAATTATTGAGTATACTACCACACTTATTCATACTATTAAAGATAAGAGCGTTATCCATTTGTTAGAGAGAATAAAACAAGAAGATTTAATTCATCTTGATTTACTCTCTAATTTACATGAAACTTATGTTACTTGTCTTTTAACTCAATAA
- a CDS encoding GNAT family N-acetyltransferase, translated as MLLRKTTTQDLDAVEQILNDAKASMKASGIDQWQDGYPNKEVVAQDIKNEEAYVVEIDGGVFASCMISIRKEASYDYIEGAWLNLDPCIVIHRIATKKEALSKGVATYCIEQAFALFPTYKNIKIDTHPDNKRMQAFLAKNGFIHCGTIYLDDGGLRLAFQKSIS; from the coding sequence ATGTTACTTAGAAAAACAACAACACAAGATTTAGATGCAGTCGAACAAATTTTAAATGATGCCAAAGCTAGTATGAAAGCGAGTGGGATTGATCAATGGCAAGATGGTTATCCAAATAAAGAGGTGGTAGCTCAAGATATTAAAAATGAGGAAGCTTATGTTGTAGAAATAGATGGTGGGGTATTTGCTAGTTGTATGATTAGTATTAGAAAAGAAGCATCGTATGATTATATTGAGGGAGCTTGGTTAAACTTAGATCCTTGTATTGTTATTCATCGTATTGCTACTAAAAAAGAAGCACTTTCTAAAGGAGTAGCTACTTATTGTATAGAACAAGCTTTTGCATTATTTCCAACTTATAAAAATATTAAGATTGATACCCATCCTGATAATAAAAGGATGCAAGCATTCTTAGCTAAAAATGGTTTTATTCATTGTGGTACTATTTATTTAGATGATGGTGGCTTACGTTTGGCTTTTCAAAAAAGTATTTCTTAG
- a CDS encoding HD domain-containing protein — protein sequence MEIYKKMHDYMESYDKSNPKIKIKIQHTYSVVAKAQEISKSLSLNKEDTNLAIIIALLHDIGRFEQLKRYNSFIDHLTIDHASLGIQILFEEHLIEHFLDTREYDSMIYYAIANHNRLKIEPGLDKRTLLHCKIIRDADKLDNLEIKCKQDFEDVYGVTKEQVSTQTISKKVYDALNEHRQINARDRVTDLDVWLTHIGFVYDFNFAYSLKETLENNYASIILHQIACKDKQTVQQIEEIDKVVNQYMKEQLYEK from the coding sequence ATGGAAATATATAAAAAAATGCATGATTATATGGAGTCCTATGATAAAAGCAATCCTAAAATCAAAATTAAAATTCAACATACATATAGTGTAGTAGCAAAAGCACAAGAAATAAGCAAATCATTATCTTTAAACAAAGAGGATACAAATCTAGCTATTATCATTGCTTTATTACATGATATTGGTCGTTTTGAACAATTAAAAAGATACAATAGTTTTATTGATCATTTAACAATAGATCATGCAAGTTTGGGAATTCAAATATTATTTGAAGAACATTTAATAGAACATTTTTTAGATACAAGAGAATATGATTCGATGATATATTACGCTATTGCTAACCATAATCGTTTAAAAATAGAACCAGGATTAGATAAAAGAACATTATTACATTGTAAAATAATAAGAGATGCAGATAAGTTAGATAATTTAGAAATAAAATGTAAACAAGATTTTGAAGATGTTTATGGAGTAACCAAAGAACAAGTATCCACCCAAACAATTAGTAAAAAAGTATATGATGCTTTAAATGAGCATCGTCAAATTAATGCAAGAGATAGAGTAACTGATTTAGATGTGTGGTTAACACATATTGGATTTGTTTATGATTTTAATTTTGCTTATAGTTTAAAAGAAACATTAGAAAATAATTATGCAAGTATTATTTTACATCAAATAGCGTGCAAAGATAAACAAACAGTACAACAAATAGAAGAGATTGATAAAGTAGTGAATCAATATATGAAGGAACAATTATATGAGAAATAA
- a CDS encoding GGDEF domain-containing protein gives MINRLNKLKNLILIILFVEIFMFIGLYIFSSSIITGAMAIYVLLRNTAAIGIFVYVFQMLVSNNIEISEIVDKNTDNIMIFGGVGLISYDENRNISWTSDLFEELDVHLIGTKVLEWQPQLASLFEEDDIKTIDIASRKYEVYHNMLSKLFYLRDVTDYSNLLQDYEDQQICMAYITIDNYDESIERSDEQTVASIQTLSRQTLLDWALENGIILRRYKSDCYIAIFNERIYQKQAEQHFPILDEFKQKAEQLDVFMSLSIGIGIESKILRELDEMAFEAASLCYSRGGDQVAVKSLSDDTRFFGGHSENLEKSNRVRARVISQSVGNLINKARNVIIMGHKQSDFDSLGASIAMHAMCRSLGKESHILVDFDSMEEKTLAVARSMKDGDYSDIFIQAMQVSELCDDETLLIVVDNHKPTLAIDRAIFTYVTNVIVIDHHRRGQEFIDLPILAYLEPSASSTVELVVELYEYQRETIQLTELEATVLYTGMLVDTGNFKNRVGPRTFEMAAVLREMQADVREANKYLEDDYQTTVDKLEITRTAYLYGEAVLIAYGQVDKIRPRTLLAKVGNELISIAGIKAVFVVGHTDKNQVSISARSVGDVNVQVIMEKLGGGGHFSMAACQIENTTIREVIGKVEGAIEVYREERDKL, from the coding sequence ATGATTAATAGATTAAACAAGCTAAAAAATTTAATACTAATTATACTCTTTGTAGAGATTTTTATGTTTATAGGACTCTATATTTTTTCTTCTTCAATTATTACGGGTGCGATGGCAATTTATGTATTGCTTCGTAATACGGCAGCAATTGGAATATTTGTTTATGTTTTCCAAATGTTAGTAAGTAATAATATTGAAATTAGTGAAATAGTAGATAAGAATACAGATAATATTATGATCTTTGGAGGAGTTGGTTTAATTAGTTATGATGAAAATCGTAATATTAGTTGGACTAGTGATTTATTTGAAGAGTTAGATGTTCATTTGATTGGAACAAAGGTATTAGAGTGGCAACCACAATTAGCTTCTTTGTTTGAAGAAGATGATATTAAAACAATTGATATTGCTTCTAGAAAATATGAAGTATATCATAATATGTTAAGTAAATTATTTTATTTAAGAGATGTAACAGATTATTCTAATCTGTTACAAGATTATGAAGATCAACAAATATGTATGGCATATATTACAATTGATAATTATGATGAATCAATAGAACGTTCGGATGAACAAACAGTAGCATCGATTCAAACATTATCAAGACAAACTTTATTAGATTGGGCTTTAGAAAATGGGATTATTTTAAGAAGATATAAGAGTGATTGTTATATTGCGATTTTTAATGAACGTATTTATCAAAAACAAGCAGAACAACATTTCCCTATCTTAGATGAGTTTAAACAAAAAGCAGAACAATTAGATGTATTTATGTCGTTAAGTATTGGGATTGGAATCGAGAGTAAGATTTTAAGAGAATTAGATGAGATGGCTTTTGAAGCAGCTAGTTTATGTTATTCTCGTGGTGGAGATCAAGTTGCGGTAAAATCATTGAGTGATGATACTCGTTTCTTTGGAGGACATAGTGAGAATTTAGAGAAGTCAAATCGAGTTCGTGCTAGAGTTATTAGTCAATCTGTGGGTAATTTAATTAATAAGGCAAGAAATGTTATTATTATGGGACATAAGCAATCTGATTTTGATTCTTTAGGAGCATCGATTGCAATGCATGCAATGTGTCGTTCTTTAGGAAAAGAGAGTCATATTTTAGTAGATTTTGATTCTATGGAAGAAAAAACATTAGCAGTTGCAAGAAGCATGAAAGATGGGGATTATAGTGATATCTTCATTCAGGCAATGCAAGTTAGTGAGTTATGTGATGATGAAACATTATTAATTGTTGTAGATAATCATAAACCTACATTAGCAATTGATCGTGCGATATTTACTTATGTGACGAATGTTATTGTTATTGATCATCATCGTCGTGGACAAGAGTTTATTGATTTACCAATATTAGCTTATTTAGAACCTTCAGCTTCTTCTACCGTAGAATTGGTAGTAGAGTTATATGAATATCAAAGAGAAACGATTCAATTAACAGAATTAGAAGCTACTGTTTTATATACGGGAATGTTAGTGGATACAGGAAACTTTAAAAATAGAGTGGGTCCTAGAACTTTTGAAATGGCAGCAGTATTGAGAGAAATGCAAGCGGATGTTCGAGAAGCAAATAAATATTTAGAAGATGATTATCAAACAACAGTTGATAAATTAGAAATTACAAGAACTGCTTATTTATATGGAGAAGCAGTGTTGATAGCGTATGGTCAAGTTGATAAAATAAGGCCACGTACTTTGTTAGCGAAAGTAGGAAATGAGTTAATTTCCATAGCAGGAATTAAAGCAGTGTTTGTAGTAGGACATACGGATAAGAATCAAGTTTCAATTAGTGCTCGTAGTGTTGGGGATGTGAATGTGCAAGTGATTATGGAAAAACTTGGTGGAGGAGGACACTTCTCTATGGCGGCATGTCAAATTGAAAATACGACGATTCGAGAAGTAATTGGTAAGGTAGAAGGTGCGATAGAAGTATATCGTGAAGAAAGGGATAAATTATAA
- the rplI gene encoding 50S ribosomal protein L9: MKVILLQDVKNVGKKGAVVKVADGYGQNFLIKNKLAVAATETSRKVLDHQMEEEKKLEAQKKTDAEELKKVLEAITLEFQLKSGKDGRTFGSISTKNIVEELREKHQIKVDKRKFIDAHTVGALGYTKLKLELYKGVIATITVHLTEK; encoded by the coding sequence ATGAAAGTAATATTATTGCAAGATGTTAAAAATGTAGGTAAAAAAGGAGCAGTTGTGAAAGTAGCAGATGGCTATGGACAAAACTTCTTGATTAAAAATAAATTAGCGGTAGCAGCAACAGAGACTAGTCGTAAAGTATTAGATCATCAAATGGAAGAAGAAAAGAAATTAGAAGCACAGAAAAAGACGGATGCAGAAGAATTAAAGAAAGTATTAGAAGCAATTACGTTGGAGTTTCAATTAAAATCTGGTAAAGATGGACGTACTTTTGGAAGTATTTCTACTAAGAATATTGTAGAAGAATTAAGAGAGAAACATCAAATTAAAGTAGATAAAAGAAAATTTATTGATGCTCATACGGTAGGAGCATTAGGATATACGAAATTAAAGTTAGAATTATATAAAGGAGTTATTGCAACAATAACTGTTCATTTAACGGAAAAATAA
- the dnaB gene encoding replicative DNA helicase, with the protein MQPRVEPHDIDAEQAVLGAMLISKDKRSEAVTELTTSDFYDSRHQLIYQAIEVMEAKKEATDTTNVASYLNTSGHLEAVGGVAYLLELANSLPVLGHTSYYIRTLQNKAMLRNIITESSIITAQAYEDGIDVADFLAQSEKRIMAATKNRTSGEFKEIGEVLGEIKQELIILSKSDNTTSGVPSGFVALDAITHGFHPGALIIVAARPAMGKTAFALNLVQAAAHESRDPVVLFSLEMDAASLLKRIICSTGSITGEDIKTGNILKSGPGEAKYQATVEKVSKCNLYIDDSGGITINDIAAKCRQLKSQKGGIRMIVVDYLQLINGSGNKPGDNRQQEVSEISRQLKSLARELEVPVIALSQLSRGVESRTDKRPMLSDLRESGAIEQDADMVSFIYREGYYKKTEDQKDDNGLTEIIIAKHRNGPTGTIHLMFENSYSRFIGVTKQQIDGTKDVR; encoded by the coding sequence ATGCAACCAAGAGTAGAACCACATGATATAGATGCAGAACAAGCTGTCTTAGGGGCTATGTTAATATCAAAAGATAAACGTAGTGAAGCAGTTACTGAGCTTACAACAAGTGACTTCTATGACAGTAGACATCAGCTTATTTATCAAGCAATTGAAGTAATGGAAGCAAAAAAAGAAGCAACGGATACAACAAATGTAGCTTCTTATTTAAATACGTCTGGTCATTTAGAAGCAGTGGGAGGAGTTGCTTATTTATTAGAACTAGCTAACTCTTTGCCTGTATTAGGACATACAAGCTATTATATTCGTACGTTACAAAATAAAGCAATGTTACGAAATATTATAACGGAATCATCTATTATTACAGCACAAGCTTATGAAGATGGAATTGATGTAGCAGACTTTTTAGCACAATCTGAAAAGCGTATTATGGCTGCAACAAAAAATCGTACTTCTGGTGAATTTAAAGAAATTGGAGAAGTGCTAGGTGAAATTAAACAAGAATTAATTATTTTATCGAAAAGTGATAATACTACTTCTGGGGTACCATCTGGCTTTGTTGCATTAGATGCAATTACACATGGGTTCCATCCTGGGGCATTGATTATCGTAGCAGCGAGACCAGCTATGGGGAAAACTGCTTTTGCGTTAAATTTAGTTCAAGCAGCAGCCCATGAATCACGTGATCCAGTAGTTTTATTTTCTTTAGAAATGGATGCAGCATCTTTATTAAAACGTATTATTTGTTCAACAGGATCGATTACTGGGGAAGATATTAAAACAGGTAATATTTTAAAAAGTGGTCCAGGGGAAGCAAAATATCAAGCAACAGTAGAAAAAGTATCGAAATGTAACTTATATATTGATGATAGTGGTGGTATTACAATTAATGATATTGCTGCAAAATGTCGTCAACTAAAGAGTCAAAAAGGTGGAATAAGGATGATTGTTGTAGATTATCTACAATTAATTAATGGTTCAGGTAATAAACCAGGAGATAATCGTCAACAAGAAGTATCTGAAATATCAAGACAATTAAAATCCTTAGCTAGAGAGTTAGAAGTACCAGTCATTGCATTAAGTCAGTTATCACGTGGGGTAGAAAGTCGTACAGACAAAAGACCAATGTTATCAGATTTACGTGAATCTGGAGCGATTGAACAGGATGCAGATATGGTTTCCTTTATTTATAGAGAAGGTTATTATAAAAAAACAGAGGATCAAAAAGATGATAATGGTTTAACAGAAATCATTATTGCAAAACACCGTAATGGACCAACAGGAACAATTCATTTAATGTTTGAAAATTCTTATAGCCGTTTTATAGGTGTTACAAAACAACAAATAGATGGAACAAAAGATGTTCGTTAA
- a CDS encoding thymidine kinase, whose translation MYHQYSEGWIEVICGCMFAGKTEELIRRINVLSFANKKMKIFKPAIDNRYSNSEVVSHAGMKVPCIVVSSAMEILEHVTKEDQVIAIDEVQFFDEKVVEVCEYLADQGKRVMVAGLDEDFRGESFGVLPELLAHAEFVTKLTAVCSKCGGPATRTQRLVNGKPASYEDPIVLVGAVDHYEARCRKCHEVLNKKSFKNK comes from the coding sequence ATGTATCATCAATATAGTGAAGGGTGGATTGAAGTAATCTGTGGTTGTATGTTTGCGGGGAAAACAGAAGAATTAATTCGTCGTATTAATGTATTAAGTTTTGCGAATAAAAAAATGAAAATATTTAAACCAGCAATTGACAATCGCTATTCAAATAGTGAAGTGGTATCTCATGCTGGAATGAAAGTTCCTTGTATTGTGGTAAGCAGTGCCATGGAAATACTAGAACATGTTACAAAAGAAGATCAAGTAATCGCAATAGATGAAGTTCAATTCTTTGATGAAAAGGTAGTAGAAGTGTGTGAATACTTAGCAGATCAAGGAAAAAGAGTAATGGTAGCAGGGTTAGATGAAGATTTCCGTGGGGAATCATTTGGAGTTTTACCAGAATTGTTAGCACATGCTGAGTTTGTTACGAAATTAACGGCAGTATGTTCTAAATGTGGTGGACCAGCAACAAGAACACAACGTTTAGTTAATGGAAAACCTGCATCTTATGAGGATCCTATTGTATTGGTAGGAGCAGTCGATCATTATGAGGCTAGATGTCGTAAATGTCATGAAGTACTAAACAAGAAAAGTTTTAAAAATAAATGA